A DNA window from Candidatus Sulfotelmatobacter sp. contains the following coding sequences:
- a CDS encoding ABC transporter permease: MAANAFTTVAPARSGLATRLLDLLEAWWRPGAFLIVCLLVWWLVTANGWIKPYLIPSPGAVVGEFRTDTGLLARATGITLWETVLGFVVSVAVGLAFAVAIVYSRGVERTLYPLLLAAQVVPKIAIAPLFVVWLGFGLAPKVLVAVLLAFFPVVISSVAGLRAVDPELLDLAATMGATPWDSFAKIRFPAALPHIFAGLKVAVTFAVVGAVVGEFVGANAGLGYLVQKANGDLDTPLLFAGLIAMSVIGIVLFAVLEILEHLAVPWRTAVAERDLSVTS; this comes from the coding sequence GTGGCTGCAAACGCTTTCACGACCGTCGCCCCGGCGCGCTCCGGACTCGCCACCCGCCTGCTCGACTTGCTCGAGGCCTGGTGGCGCCCGGGGGCGTTTCTGATCGTCTGCCTGCTCGTGTGGTGGCTGGTCACCGCCAACGGCTGGATCAAGCCGTACCTGATCCCCTCGCCGGGTGCGGTCGTCGGCGAGTTCCGCACCGACACCGGCCTGCTGGCCCGGGCCACCGGGATCACGCTCTGGGAGACGGTGCTCGGCTTCGTCGTCTCGGTCGCGGTCGGGCTGGCCTTCGCGGTTGCGATCGTGTACTCGCGCGGCGTCGAGCGTACGCTCTACCCGCTGCTGCTGGCCGCCCAGGTGGTGCCGAAGATCGCGATCGCGCCGCTGTTCGTGGTCTGGCTCGGCTTCGGTCTCGCACCCAAGGTGCTGGTCGCGGTGCTGCTGGCGTTCTTCCCGGTGGTCATCTCGAGCGTCGCCGGCCTGCGCGCGGTCGATCCCGAGCTGCTCGATCTCGCCGCGACGATGGGCGCGACCCCGTGGGACTCGTTCGCGAAGATCCGCTTCCCCGCCGCGCTGCCGCACATCTTCGCCGGCCTCAAGGTCGCCGTCACCTTCGCCGTCGTCGGCGCCGTCGTGGGCGAGTTCGTCGGCGCGAACGCCGGCCTGGGCTATCTCGTGCAGAAGGCCAACGGCGATCTCGACACGCCGCTCTTGTTCGCGGGCCTCATCGCGATGTCGGTGATCGGCATCGTCCTCTTCGCCGTGCTCGAGATCCTCGAGCACCTTGCCGTGCCGTGGCGCACGGCCGTCGCCGAACGCGACCTCTCCGTCACCTCATGA
- a CDS encoding S9 family peptidase — protein MTHRSRLALLLACVAAAALGGTAQAAPLPYPRIEAALAAVHQYAQVALSPDGLHIASVESEGSGPGHVELAPVAHPTATRRVSACAGNGCDEGDLAWSPDGRTLAFVTTDATGQGQLALLDLATLRTHVLTHARGPLSTPRWSHDGTRIAFLYSPGAPKTPSPLNPATPDAGVVGAKIYEQRLAVMPARGGAIRLLGPADLNVYEYDWSPDDRRFAVSAAHGDGDANWWIADLYTIDARSGATKEIHHPTLQLASPRWNGDGTRIAYIGGIMSDEAVTGGDVEVVSARGGAATDVTPNLHASVTTITWHGSRDNIVATELAGSRSVIASIDTLARRQRALWSAEATIYATGFAGLAPGDAGVSLSRDGRLAATIVQSITAPPEIALGPLTAMRRVTHANDTVPRTTGAARSITWTSDGMHVQGWLIYPPGWKAGVRYPLVTLIHGGPAFANYPTYPSGPMAFQATLAARGYLVFEPNPRGSYGQGEAFTRANVKDFGYGDLRDVLAGLDAVAHVAPVDPKRVGIFGWSYGGYMTMWALTQTHRFHAAVAGAGLSDWLSYYGTNDIDTWMIPYFGASVYDDPGVYARSSPINFVKAVRTPTLMLHGDRDAEVPVTQSYEYWRALRAFHVPTELVIYPGEGHEFYRPADQRDVSRRIVGWFDRWLK, from the coding sequence ATGACGCATCGCTCTCGACTCGCGCTTCTTCTCGCGTGCGTGGCAGCCGCGGCGCTCGGCGGGACCGCGCAAGCGGCCCCGCTACCCTATCCGCGCATCGAGGCCGCGCTGGCTGCCGTGCACCAGTACGCGCAGGTCGCGCTCTCACCGGACGGCCTGCACATCGCGTCGGTCGAGAGCGAGGGCAGCGGCCCCGGGCACGTCGAGCTGGCGCCGGTCGCGCATCCGACCGCGACGCGCCGCGTGAGCGCCTGCGCCGGCAACGGCTGCGACGAGGGCGATCTGGCTTGGTCGCCCGACGGCCGCACGCTGGCGTTCGTCACCACCGACGCCACGGGACAGGGACAGCTGGCGCTGCTCGACCTCGCGACGCTGCGCACGCACGTGCTCACGCACGCGCGCGGTCCACTGAGCACGCCGCGTTGGTCGCACGACGGCACGCGCATCGCGTTCCTGTACTCGCCGGGTGCGCCGAAAACGCCGAGCCCGCTCAACCCGGCGACACCCGACGCCGGCGTGGTCGGTGCGAAAATCTACGAGCAGCGGCTGGCGGTCATGCCCGCGCGCGGCGGAGCGATTCGCCTGCTCGGGCCGGCGGATCTCAACGTGTACGAGTACGACTGGTCGCCCGACGATCGCCGCTTCGCGGTCAGCGCCGCGCACGGAGACGGCGACGCGAACTGGTGGATCGCCGACCTCTACACGATCGACGCGCGCAGCGGCGCGACCAAAGAGATCCACCACCCCACGCTCCAGCTGGCCTCACCGCGCTGGAACGGCGATGGGACGCGCATCGCCTACATCGGCGGCATCATGAGCGACGAGGCCGTCACCGGCGGCGACGTCGAGGTGGTCTCGGCGCGCGGCGGCGCGGCGACGGACGTCACGCCGAATCTGCACGCGTCCGTCACGACGATCACCTGGCACGGATCGCGCGATAACATCGTGGCGACGGAACTGGCGGGAAGCCGCAGCGTGATCGCGTCGATCGACACGCTTGCGCGCCGACAACGTGCGCTCTGGAGCGCCGAGGCGACGATCTACGCGACCGGCTTCGCCGGGCTGGCGCCGGGAGACGCCGGCGTCTCGCTCTCGCGCGACGGCCGGCTGGCCGCGACGATCGTCCAGTCGATTACGGCACCTCCCGAGATCGCGCTCGGTCCGCTCACGGCGATGCGCCGCGTGACGCACGCCAACGACACGGTGCCGCGCACGACCGGAGCGGCGCGCAGCATCACCTGGACGAGCGACGGGATGCACGTCCAGGGCTGGCTGATCTATCCGCCCGGCTGGAAGGCCGGCGTGCGCTATCCGCTCGTCACGCTCATCCACGGCGGCCCGGCGTTCGCGAATTACCCGACCTACCCGAGCGGCCCAATGGCGTTCCAAGCCACCCTCGCCGCGCGTGGCTACCTCGTCTTCGAGCCCAACCCGCGCGGCAGCTACGGTCAAGGCGAAGCGTTCACGCGTGCCAACGTCAAGGACTTCGGCTACGGGGACCTGCGCGACGTCTTGGCCGGTCTCGACGCGGTCGCGCACGTCGCGCCGGTCGATCCGAAACGCGTCGGCATCTTCGGCTGGAGCTACGGCGGCTACATGACGATGTGGGCGCTGACGCAGACGCACCGCTTTCACGCCGCCGTCGCCGGCGCCGGACTCTCGGACTGGCTGAGCTACTACGGCACCAACGACATCGACACGTGGATGATACCGTACTTCGGGGCTTCGGTGTACGACGATCCGGGCGTGTACGCGCGCAGCTCACCTATCAATTTCGTTAAGGCTGTCCGCACGCCGACGCTGATGCTGCACGGCGACCGCGACGCCGAGGTACCGGTAACGCAGTCGTACGAGTACTGGCGGGCGCTGCGCGCGTTCCACGTGCCGACCGAGCTGGTCATCTACCCCGGCGAAGGGCACGAGTTCTATCGCCCGGCCGATCAGCGCGACGTCAGCCGGCGCATCGTGGGTTGGTTCGATCGTTGGCTAAAATGA
- a CDS encoding sugar phosphate isomerase/epimerase family protein, producing MDRARLSLNQYTVRPWSLDAAIDACVRREIPSIAVWRDKLAEAGVAGAAARLRDAGLRVSSLCRGGFFPAPSANERARRVDDNRRAIEEAAAIGAPLLVLVCGPAEGQPLPEARAQVADGIAQVAADALAAGVRLGIEPLHPMMIAERSVIASLREANDLVERIGAPGVRVVCDLYHIFWDAHVESEIARAGATIAGCHVSDWTTPRGDVTADRAMLGEGCIDVAGLVGHVERAGYAGDIEIEILNATAWQGDLDAWLDRALERYLTIGPADACVQLDRCSPSIAKD from the coding sequence ATGGACCGCGCGCGGCTCTCGCTCAACCAGTACACGGTGCGGCCGTGGTCGCTGGATGCGGCGATCGACGCCTGCGTGCGGCGCGAGATCCCGTCCATCGCCGTGTGGCGCGACAAGCTCGCCGAAGCCGGCGTGGCGGGCGCCGCCGCGCGCCTGCGCGACGCCGGTCTGCGCGTGTCGAGCCTGTGTCGCGGTGGCTTCTTTCCGGCGCCGAGCGCGAACGAGCGCGCGCGCCGCGTCGACGACAACCGCCGTGCGATCGAGGAAGCCGCCGCGATCGGTGCGCCGCTGCTGGTGCTGGTCTGCGGCCCGGCCGAAGGTCAACCGTTACCGGAAGCGCGAGCGCAGGTCGCCGACGGCATCGCGCAGGTCGCGGCCGACGCGTTGGCGGCCGGGGTGCGCCTGGGCATCGAGCCGCTGCACCCGATGATGATCGCCGAACGCTCGGTGATCGCGAGCTTGCGCGAAGCCAACGATCTGGTGGAGCGGATCGGCGCGCCCGGCGTGCGCGTCGTGTGCGATCTCTACCACATCTTTTGGGACGCCCACGTCGAGAGCGAGATCGCGCGCGCCGGCGCCACCATCGCGGGCTGTCACGTCTCCGACTGGACGACGCCGCGCGGCGACGTCACCGCCGATCGCGCCATGCTCGGCGAGGGCTGCATCGACGTCGCCGGCCTGGTCGGGCACGTCGAACGCGCCGGCTACGCCGGCGACATCGAGATCGAGATCCTCAACGCGACCGCGTGGCAGGGCGATCTCGACGCCTGGCTCGACCGCGCGCTCGAGCGCTACCTCACTATAGGTCCAGCTGACGCATGCGTTCAGCTCGATCGTTGTTCGCCCAGTATCGCGAAAGATTGA
- a CDS encoding enolase C-terminal domain-like protein yields MNDLTIAQIETLPVALPTLADFAVSGGSVARAGAPSVRVLVKVTGSDGTVGWGEATPIPSWTYETLESIATTIDRYLAPVALGVHAWDLDRLTRAFDRAINRGFSIGAPLAKAAVDVAVHDLLGHALGVPVTALLGARRCERIALGWIVSTEGAGGAPASVAEGRSRGYRAFKVKIGLHGERDDVRTVERVREAAGDDAFLWVDANQGYAVDEALRVARALDALGVAAFEQPVPANDVDGLRRLRDRSPVPIALDESLRHPGDLATFVKLGAVDVAIAKVQRSGGLTLSRRLCQYAEDSGVRLMGSGLTDSDVGLAASLHLFSAFGITTPVDLNGRQFIASPYARATVTVEDGWAIVPSGPGLGVDVDEDWVRAHRVSFPGL; encoded by the coding sequence ATGAACGACCTCACCATCGCCCAGATCGAAACGCTCCCCGTCGCGCTGCCGACGCTCGCCGACTTCGCGGTCAGCGGCGGCAGCGTCGCGCGCGCCGGCGCCCCGTCGGTTCGCGTGCTGGTCAAAGTCACCGGCTCCGACGGCACCGTCGGCTGGGGTGAAGCCACTCCCATCCCGTCGTGGACCTACGAGACGCTCGAGTCGATCGCGACGACGATCGATCGATATCTGGCGCCCGTCGCGCTCGGCGTACACGCGTGGGATCTCGACCGGCTCACGCGCGCCTTCGATCGTGCGATCAACCGCGGCTTCTCGATCGGCGCGCCGCTGGCGAAAGCGGCGGTCGACGTCGCCGTGCACGACCTGCTGGGCCACGCGCTCGGCGTCCCGGTGACCGCGCTGCTCGGCGCGCGCCGGTGCGAGCGCATCGCGCTCGGCTGGATCGTGTCGACCGAGGGTGCCGGCGGCGCGCCGGCCTCGGTCGCCGAGGGCCGTTCGCGCGGCTATCGCGCCTTCAAGGTCAAGATCGGCCTGCACGGCGAGCGCGACGACGTGCGCACCGTCGAGCGCGTGCGCGAAGCGGCCGGCGACGACGCGTTCTTGTGGGTCGACGCGAATCAAGGCTACGCGGTCGACGAAGCGTTGCGCGTCGCGCGCGCGCTCGACGCGCTCGGCGTCGCAGCGTTCGAGCAGCCGGTGCCGGCCAACGACGTCGACGGCTTGCGCCGCCTGCGGGACCGCTCGCCGGTACCGATCGCGCTCGACGAGTCGCTGCGCCACCCCGGCGACCTGGCGACCTTCGTCAAACTCGGTGCCGTCGACGTCGCGATCGCGAAGGTGCAGCGCAGCGGGGGCCTGACGCTCTCGCGACGCCTGTGCCAGTACGCCGAAGACTCCGGCGTGCGGCTGATGGGATCGGGCTTGACCGACTCCGACGTCGGTCTGGCCGCATCGCTGCACCTCTTCTCGGCCTTCGGCATCACCACGCCGGTGGACCTCAACGGGCGCCAGTTCATCGCCAGTCCGTACGCGCGCGCGACCGTCACCGTCGAGGACGGGTGGGCGATCGTGCCGTCGGGTCCCGGCTTGGGCGTCGACGTCGACGAGGACTGGGTGCGCGCACATCGCGTCTCCTTCCCGGGCTTGTGA
- a CDS encoding LacI family DNA-binding transcriptional regulator, producing MSARLRDVALRAGVSVATASRVISGRADGVHPARREAVLQAAQELHYVPNAHAQALARAGTAQIGAILHDVSDPYFSEIVRGLQRAAADADRLVTVCNSYRDPERELAYVGLLRSQRVDALILTGSGLDDRSYSQRLAAQIDAFAATGGRPVFIGRHHVTGDAVLPDNVGGARALARALVALGHHRFAVIGGPALLTTTRDRLDGFAEGLAEHGLALDPAAIVPGDFSRESGMIAMRALLDGGGARAATCIVALNDAMALGALRVLRERGIRVPQTLSLAGFDDIPGTLDASPTISTVRIPLVEMGALAVQLALEPAAGELRVRHARADVVLRESTAPPKDR from the coding sequence ATGTCGGCCCGCCTCCGCGACGTCGCGCTCCGCGCCGGCGTCTCCGTCGCGACCGCCTCACGCGTGATCTCCGGGCGCGCCGATGGGGTCCACCCCGCTCGTCGCGAGGCCGTGCTGCAGGCCGCCCAGGAGCTGCACTACGTCCCCAACGCCCACGCGCAGGCGCTGGCCCGCGCCGGGACCGCCCAGATCGGGGCGATCCTCCACGACGTCAGCGACCCGTACTTCTCCGAGATCGTGCGCGGGCTGCAGCGCGCGGCGGCCGACGCCGACCGGCTGGTCACCGTCTGCAACAGCTACCGCGATCCCGAGCGCGAGCTGGCGTACGTGGGGCTGTTGCGCTCGCAGCGCGTCGACGCGCTGATCCTGACCGGGTCCGGCCTCGACGATCGCTCGTACAGCCAGCGCCTCGCCGCGCAGATCGACGCCTTCGCCGCGACCGGCGGACGCCCGGTGTTCATCGGCCGCCATCACGTCACCGGCGACGCGGTGCTGCCCGACAACGTCGGCGGCGCGCGCGCGCTGGCCCGCGCTCTCGTGGCGCTCGGCCACCACCGCTTCGCGGTGATCGGCGGCCCCGCGCTGCTGACGACCACGCGCGATCGGCTCGACGGCTTCGCCGAAGGGCTCGCCGAGCACGGGCTCGCGCTCGACCCGGCGGCGATCGTCCCCGGCGACTTCTCGCGCGAGAGCGGGATGATTGCGATGCGCGCGCTCCTCGACGGCGGCGGCGCGCGCGCGGCGACCTGCATCGTCGCGCTCAACGACGCGATGGCGCTCGGTGCGCTGCGCGTCCTGCGCGAACGCGGCATCCGCGTCCCGCAGACGCTCTCGCTGGCCGGCTTCGACGACATCCCCGGCACCCTCGACGCCTCGCCGACCATCTCGACCGTGCGTATCCCGCTGGTCGAGATGGGCGCGCTGGCCGTGCAGCTGGCGCTCGAGCCGGCCGCCGGCGAGCTGCGCGTGCGGCACGCGCGCGCCGACGTCGTCTTGCGCGAAAGCACCGCTCCTCCGAAAGACCGATGA
- a CDS encoding Gfo/Idh/MocA family oxidoreductase, protein MSRRTVGIAMNGVTGRMGMNQHLVRSIVEIRRRGGIRLDDGTVIWPEPVLVGRDAGKLERLAREHGIERWTTDVDAAINDPACEIFFDSATTGARPGLIEKAIAARKHVYCEKPLAPTLDEALRIARLAREAGIKNGIVHDKLFLPGFRKLARLVQSGFFGRILSVRGEFGYWVFEGDWGQPAQRPSWNYKLDEGGGIILDMFCHWRYVLEFLIAPVRAVAALGTTHIPTRVDERGRAYEATADDAAYGIFELDGGIVATINSSWCVRVDRRELVEFQVDGTHGSAVVGLRECKLQPRELTPRPVWNPDVPNPIDFAASWSDVPESDEFDNGFLVQWEQFLRHVVRDEPFPYDFLSGAKGVQLAEAGLQAWRERRFVDLPALALEPVPT, encoded by the coding sequence ATGTCACGCCGCACCGTCGGGATCGCCATGAACGGCGTCACCGGCCGCATGGGGATGAACCAACATCTGGTCCGCTCGATCGTCGAGATCCGCCGCCGCGGCGGGATCCGGCTCGACGACGGCACCGTCATCTGGCCCGAGCCGGTCCTGGTCGGTCGCGACGCCGGCAAGCTCGAGCGGCTGGCCCGCGAGCACGGTATCGAGCGCTGGACGACCGACGTCGACGCCGCGATCAACGATCCGGCCTGTGAGATCTTCTTCGACAGCGCCACCACCGGCGCACGGCCCGGCCTGATCGAGAAGGCCATCGCCGCGCGCAAGCATGTCTACTGCGAGAAACCGTTGGCGCCCACGCTCGACGAGGCGCTGCGCATCGCGCGGCTGGCGCGCGAGGCCGGGATCAAGAACGGCATCGTGCACGACAAGCTGTTCTTGCCGGGGTTCCGCAAGCTCGCGCGGCTGGTGCAGAGCGGCTTCTTCGGGCGCATCTTGTCCGTGCGCGGCGAGTTCGGGTATTGGGTCTTCGAGGGCGATTGGGGCCAGCCCGCGCAGCGGCCGTCGTGGAACTACAAGCTCGACGAGGGCGGCGGCATCATCCTGGACATGTTCTGCCACTGGCGCTACGTGCTCGAGTTCCTGATCGCGCCGGTGCGCGCGGTCGCGGCGCTGGGCACGACGCACATTCCGACGCGCGTCGACGAGCGCGGGCGCGCCTACGAGGCGACGGCCGACGACGCGGCCTACGGGATCTTCGAGCTGGACGGCGGGATCGTGGCGACCATCAACTCCTCGTGGTGCGTGCGCGTCGACCGGCGCGAGCTGGTCGAGTTCCAGGTCGACGGGACGCACGGCAGCGCGGTCGTCGGCCTGCGCGAGTGCAAGCTCCAGCCGCGCGAGCTGACGCCGCGGCCGGTCTGGAACCCCGACGTCCCCAACCCGATCGACTTCGCGGCCTCGTGGAGCGATGTTCCGGAGAGCGACGAGTTCGACAACGGGTTCCTCGTGCAGTGGGAACAGTTCTTGCGGCACGTCGTGCGCGACGAGCCGTTCCCGTACGACTTCCTTTCGGGCGCGAAAGGCGTGCAGTTGGCCGAGGCCGGTCTGCAGGCATGGCGCGAGCGGCGCTTCGTCGACCTGCCCGCGCTCGCGCTCGAGCCGGTGCCGACGTGA
- a CDS encoding ABC transporter substrate-binding protein: MHRFVRALVASTLLAGVLGPAAAGAQPKPLHKLTLMLNWYPYGEHAAFYYGLSKGYYADEGIDLTIQPGGGSTQTVQAVAAGKVDVGYADTPALLKNVAAGASVKSIGVILQTTPAAIQFFDTQHITSVAQMKGHSVAGSPGDAAYETLNAVLEANHVSPDAVQRINVDPSGKLAAVISGRADSLVGFYNDQAPTIEARTGKKVDLLRYVDNGVNFYATGLVANDDTIAKQKPLLQAFLRATQRSYAEAIAHRADAVAAEEKLAEKPPAADVLTKQWDETIALLHTPRTKSLPVAVDDENDWKTTIGVVAKYLGLTNPGAPSAYWDASIARK; encoded by the coding sequence ATGCATCGTTTCGTCCGCGCGCTCGTCGCGTCGACCCTGCTCGCCGGCGTGCTCGGCCCGGCCGCCGCCGGCGCGCAGCCCAAGCCGCTCCACAAGCTCACCTTGATGCTCAATTGGTATCCGTACGGCGAGCACGCGGCGTTCTACTACGGGCTCTCCAAGGGCTATTACGCGGACGAAGGGATCGACTTGACGATCCAACCCGGCGGCGGCTCGACGCAGACGGTGCAGGCCGTCGCGGCCGGCAAGGTCGACGTCGGCTACGCCGACACGCCCGCGCTGCTCAAGAACGTCGCGGCCGGGGCCAGCGTGAAGAGCATCGGCGTCATCCTGCAGACGACGCCGGCGGCGATCCAGTTCTTCGACACGCAGCACATCACGTCGGTCGCGCAGATGAAGGGTCACAGCGTCGCCGGCAGCCCGGGCGACGCGGCCTACGAAACGCTCAACGCGGTGCTCGAAGCGAATCACGTCTCGCCCGACGCGGTGCAGCGCATCAACGTCGATCCGTCCGGCAAGCTCGCCGCGGTCATCTCGGGCCGCGCGGACTCGCTGGTCGGCTTCTACAACGATCAGGCGCCGACGATCGAGGCCCGTACCGGCAAGAAGGTCGACCTGCTGCGCTACGTCGACAACGGGGTCAACTTTTACGCCACCGGATTGGTCGCCAACGACGACACGATCGCCAAGCAGAAGCCGCTGCTGCAGGCGTTCCTGCGCGCCACGCAACGCTCGTACGCCGAAGCGATCGCGCACCGCGCCGACGCCGTCGCGGCGGAGGAGAAGCTGGCCGAGAAGCCGCCGGCCGCCGACGTCCTGACCAAGCAGTGGGACGAGACGATTGCGCTGCTGCACACGCCGCGCACCAAGAGTCTGCCGGTCGCGGTCGACGACGAGAACGACTGGAAGACGACCATCGGCGTCGTCGCCAAGTACCTCGGCCTGACGAACCCCGGCGCGCCGAGCGCGTACTGGGACGCGTCGATCGCCCGGAAGTGA
- a CDS encoding ABC transporter ATP-binding protein yields MTTAVATRVGTAAVRFEDVAVRFSTRRKTTDAVGGVSLDVAPGEFVSILGPSGCGKSTLLKVAAGLVRASHGRVELLGRPVAGPQREIGFVFQRAALLEWRSTRSNILLQAEIRKLERREAERRADELMELTGLRGFENAYPHELSGGMQQRVSLCRALLHRPPVLLMDEPFGALDALTREQMNVELRRIWTETATSVLFVTHSIPEAFYLANRVVVMTPRPGTIAHVFDVDLPLERNYAQTMTSSVLAELGEHARRLLGASAHTE; encoded by the coding sequence GTGACGACGGCGGTGGCGACGCGGGTCGGGACGGCGGCGGTCCGCTTCGAGGACGTCGCGGTGCGTTTCTCGACGCGCCGCAAGACGACCGACGCGGTCGGCGGCGTCTCGCTCGACGTCGCGCCGGGTGAGTTCGTCTCGATCCTGGGCCCGTCGGGCTGCGGGAAGTCGACGCTGCTCAAGGTCGCGGCCGGCCTGGTGCGCGCCTCGCACGGGCGGGTCGAGCTGCTCGGCCGCCCGGTCGCGGGACCGCAGCGCGAGATCGGCTTCGTGTTCCAGCGCGCGGCCTTGCTCGAGTGGCGCAGCACGCGCAGCAACATCCTCTTGCAGGCCGAGATCCGTAAGCTCGAGCGGCGCGAAGCCGAGCGGCGCGCCGACGAGCTCATGGAGCTGACCGGTCTGCGCGGGTTCGAGAACGCCTACCCGCACGAGCTCTCGGGCGGCATGCAGCAGCGCGTCTCGCTCTGCCGCGCGCTGCTGCACCGGCCGCCGGTGCTGCTGATGGACGAGCCGTTCGGCGCGCTCGACGCGCTCACGCGCGAGCAGATGAACGTCGAGCTGCGCCGCATCTGGACCGAGACCGCGACCAGCGTCCTGTTCGTGACCCACTCGATCCCTGAGGCCTTCTACCTCGCCAATCGCGTCGTCGTCATGACGCCGCGGCCGGGGACGATCGCGCACGTGTTCGACGTCGATCTGCCGCTCGAGCGCAACTACGCGCAGACCATGACTTCTTCGGTGCTGGCCGAGCTCGGCGAGCACGCGCGCCGGCTGCTCGGCGCGTCCGCCCACACGGAGTAA
- a CDS encoding DUF993 family protein produces the protein MPTTTVLRLPRADRTLVPYVPASTPRWSLASQPPARTRVAYAAAHVVADPLADADPASGGAIDWDATLAYRRHLWSLGFAVAEAMDTAQRGMGLGFADAQELIRRSAAEARAVGGGIGCGASTDDLAPGVAHDLTAIERAYAAQCAFVEEQGGTAIVMASRALTRAARAADDYLRVYGTVLGGLRRPAILHWLGPMFDPELTGYWGSTDLDRATDTFVAIVTANAAKIDGVKISLLDAQGEIALRRRLPAGVRVYTGDDFNYPELIAGEGEHHSDALLGIFDAIAPAARAALAALDAGDLERYERILAPTVTLSRELFRAPTSAYKTGIVFLAYLNGWQDHFRMLGGAEGVRSVVHLARVLELADAAGLISDQERAASRAARVFATAGID, from the coding sequence ATGCCGACGACGACGGTGCTGCGGCTGCCGCGCGCCGATCGCACGCTGGTGCCGTACGTGCCCGCGTCGACGCCCCGGTGGTCGCTCGCGTCGCAACCGCCGGCGCGCACTCGCGTCGCGTACGCCGCGGCGCACGTCGTCGCCGACCCGTTGGCCGACGCCGATCCGGCGAGCGGGGGCGCGATCGACTGGGACGCGACGCTGGCGTATCGCCGGCATCTGTGGTCGTTGGGCTTCGCGGTCGCCGAGGCGATGGATACCGCACAACGCGGAATGGGTCTGGGCTTCGCGGACGCGCAAGAGCTGATTCGGCGCTCGGCCGCCGAGGCGCGCGCCGTCGGCGGCGGCATCGGCTGCGGCGCCTCGACCGACGATCTCGCGCCGGGCGTTGCGCACGACCTGACCGCGATCGAGCGCGCGTACGCCGCCCAGTGCGCGTTCGTGGAGGAGCAGGGCGGCACGGCGATCGTGATGGCCTCGCGGGCGCTGACGCGGGCCGCGCGCGCCGCCGACGACTACCTGCGCGTCTACGGGACCGTGCTCGGCGGCCTGCGGCGGCCGGCGATCTTGCATTGGCTCGGGCCGATGTTCGATCCCGAGCTGACCGGGTATTGGGGCAGCACCGATCTCGATCGCGCGACCGACACCTTCGTCGCGATCGTCACGGCGAACGCGGCCAAGATCGACGGGGTGAAGATCTCGCTGCTCGACGCGCAAGGTGAGATCGCGCTGCGCCGCCGGCTTCCGGCCGGGGTGCGCGTCTACACGGGCGACGACTTCAACTACCCCGAGCTGATCGCCGGCGAGGGCGAGCACCACAGCGATGCGCTGTTGGGCATCTTCGACGCGATCGCGCCCGCCGCGCGCGCCGCGCTGGCGGCGCTCGACGCCGGCGACCTCGAACGCTACGAGCGGATCCTCGCGCCGACGGTCACGCTTTCGCGCGAGCTGTTCCGCGCGCCGACCTCGGCCTACAAGACCGGGATCGTGTTCCTGGCGTACCTGAACGGCTGGCAGGACCACTTCCGGATGCTGGGCGGTGCCGAAGGAGTGCGCTCGGTCGTGCACCTGGCGCGCGTGCTCGAGCTGGCCGACGCGGCCGGCCTCATTTCGGACCAGGAACGTGCCGCGTCACGCGCGGCGCGCGTGTTCGCCACGGCCGGCATCGACTGA